A window of Roseiflexus castenholzii DSM 13941 genomic DNA:
GGTATTGGCGGAGTGGTGGTGCCGAATGTCGTGCCGACCCTCTCTGAAACGCCCGGACGCATCACGAATCTGGGTCCGCCGCTCGGCAATCACACGTATGAGGTCTTGCGCGAATTGCTCAACATTTCGGCGGAGGAGATTAAGCATCTGCGGAGTCGAAAGATTATTTAGTGCGAGGTGATCTGCCATGGACGGAAACGCAAGCCCCCTGCCGCTGGCGGGCATTCGCGTCATTGATGCTGCAACTGTTGTTGCGGCGCCGTTCTGCGCCACCCTGCTTGGCGAATTCGGCGCGGATGTGTTGAAGGTCGAGCATCCCGTTGGGGGTGATGCGCTGCGGCGTTTTGGCACGCCGACCGCGCGCGGCGATACGCTGACCTGGCTCAGTGAGTCGCGTAACAAGCGTTCGGTGACGCTCAACCTGCAACATCCCGAAGGTGCGCAGCTTTTTAAGGACCTGGTGGCAAAAGCCGATGTGCTATGCGAGAACTTTCGTCCCGGCACGCTGGAAAAGTGGGGGCTAGGGTGGGATGTTCTCAGTCAGATCAATCCGGGACTAATCATGTTGCGGGTAACCGGCTATGGGCAAACAGGACCGTACAAGGATCGTCCGGGATTTGCTCGAATTGCCCACGCGGTCGGCGGTATTTCGTACCTCGCCGGCATGCCGAAAGGAACGCCGGTCACTCCGGGATCGACGACGCTTGGCGATTACATGACCGGGCTGTACGGGTGCATCGGTGTGCTGCTGGCGCTGCATTACCGCGAGAAAACCGGTCGCGGACAGTATATCGATGCCGCTCTGTATGAATCGGTCTTTCGTTGTAGCGATGAGTTGGTGCCTGCCTACGGCATGTACAAAAAAGTGCGCGAACGGCATGGACCGCACCACAACGACTTTGCCTGTCCCCATGGTCACTTCCAGACGAAGGACGGCAAATGGGTTGCTATTTCCTGTGCAACCGACAAATTGTTCGCGCGACTGGCGAAGGCGATGGGTCGCCCTGAGCTGGCGTCGTCGAGCATCTATGGTGAGCAGAAGATCCGTCTTGAGCATGCAAACGATGTGAACGAGATCGTGCGCGACTGGTGTAGTTCGCTTACTCGCGCCGAGGTGCTGGAACGCTGCAATGCGACCGCCACTCCTGCTGCGCCGCTCAACGACATCGCCGATATCTTCGGCAATCGCCAGGTCCATGCGCGGCGCAATCTCATCGCGGTAGACGTGGAGGATTTGGGCGAAACGATCATCGTGCCCAACATTGTGCCCAAACTGTCGGAAACACCGGGGCGGATCAGGAGTCTCGGTCCCAGGCTCGGCGAGCATACCGACGAGGTGCTCAAGGAGGTGCTCGGGATGAGTGATGATCAGATCGGCGAATTGCGCGCCAAACGGGTGATTTGACCGGCAGGCGAAAGGTGAGCGGTGAGCGGTTTGCGCGTTGTCGTTGACCGTTGCGCGTGGGAGGGGCGGAAGGTGGCAAGGGTGCAGACGGAGAAGGGAAAGGGAGGAGCGCGTGTGTATGCGCCCGCAGCCGCCGATACACGGCGTTGCCCATGCGGTGCGTGGTCTTCGTGCTCGTTCGCGCCCTTCGCGGACTGCCCGGTAGTGGCCAGGGTGTAGGCGGGAAGGGGAAAGGGTGCAGTTTGAATCGCGCAAACTCCTTACCCCCAACCCCTCATCGGAGAAACGCACAATGAACGGTATTCTCAGTGGCATGCGGATTGTCGAAGGGTCGGCGTTCGTGGCTGCGCCGCTTGGCGGAATGACCCTGGCGCAGTTAGGCGCCGATGTGATCCGTTTCGATCCGATTGGCGGCGGACTCGATTACAAACGCTGGCCCGTGACCCTCGACGGCAAGCACAGCCTGTTCTGGGCTGGTCTCAACAAAGGCAAGCGTTCGATTGCCATCGATATTCGCCATCCGCGCGGGCAAGAGTTGTTGACGCAACTCATTTGCGCGCCCGGCGACGAGGCGGGGTTGTTCATCACCAATTTTCCGGCGCGCGGCTGGCTCAGTTACGAAGCGTTGAAAGCGCACCGCGCCGATCTGATCATGGTCAATCTGCTGGGGCGGCGTGACGGCGGCTCGGAAGTCGATTACACGGTCAACCCGCAGTTAGGGCTGCCGTTTATGACCGGTCCTTTCACTTCGCCCGAGGTGGTCAACCACGTCCTGCCGGCATGGGATATTGTCACCGGGCAGATGATTGCGCTCGGTCTGCTGGCTGCCGAACGCCACCGGCGGCGCACCGGCGAAGGGCAACTGGTCAAACTGGCGTTGAAGGATGTCGGGCTGGCCATGATCGGTCATCTTGGCATGATTGCCGAAGTGATGATCAACGATGCCGACCGCCCGAAACAGGGAAACTACCTGTATGGCGCATTTGGGCGCGATTTTGAGACCCTCGACGGCAAGCGAGTGATGGTCGTGGGGTTGACCGACCTGCAATGGAAGGCGCTCGGCAAGGCGACCGGATTGACCGACGCTTTCAACGCGCTCGGCGCGCGTCTGGGTCTCGACATGAACGACGAAGGCAACCGCTTTCGCGCCCGGCGAGAAATTGCTGCCTTGCTGGAACCCTGGTTCCATGCGCGCACATTCGCTGAGGTGCGTCGCGTCTTCGAGGAGCACCGTGTTACCTGGGGACCGTACCGCACCGTGCGCGAAGCCATCGCACAGGACCCCGACTGCTCGACAGAGAACCCGATGTTCACCATGGTCGAACAACCCGGTATTGGCACATATCTCATGCCCGCCTCGCCGCTCGATTTCAGCCGGATGCCGCGGTTACCGGCGCAGCGCGCGCCGCGGCTCGGCGAACACACCGACGAAATCCTGCTGGAGGTGCTTGGCTTGAGTGACGGCGAAGTCGGCAAACTGCACGATGAAGGGATCGTCGCTGGACCTGAAGAGGAATAAGGAGGAACGATGAAACTTCCCATTCACTTCTACAAGCCGCTGGCGGCTGGCGCGCCACAACCGATCCGCGAACTGCCGGTGCGCCCTGAGCGGGTGATCCACTTCTTCCCGCCGCACGTCGAAAAGATTCGCGCGCGCATTCCCGAAGTGGCGAAGCAGGTGGATGTGCTGTGCGGCAACCTGGAAGATGCCATTCCGATCGATGCCAAAGAAGCGGCGCGCGCCGGGTTCATCGAGGTCGCCCGCAATACCGATTTCGGCGACACCGCGCTCTGGGTGCGGGTCAATGCCCTCAACAGCCCCTGGGTGCTCGATGACATCGCCGACATCGTCGCCACCGTCGGCAACAAACTCGACGTCATGATGATCCCCAAGGTCGAAGGACCGTGGGATATCCACTTTGTGGATCAGTACCTGGCGCTGCTGGAGGCGAAGCATCAGATTCAGAAGCCGATCCTGATCCATGCGCTGCTGGAGACGGCGCAGGGCATGATGAATCTGGAGGCGATCGCCGGCGCCAGCCCGCGCATGCATGGCTTCAGCCTGGGACCGGCGGACCTGGCGGCGTCGCGTGGAATGAAGACCACGCGCGTTGGCGGCGGGCATCCGTTCTATGGCGTGCTTGCCGACCCGCAGGAAGGGCAGGAGCATCGCCCCTTCTACCAGCAGGACCTGTGGCACTACACGATTGCGCGCATGGTCGATGTCGCCGTTGCGCACGGGCTGCGCGCTTTCTACGGACCGTTTGGCGACATCAAGGACGAAGCCGCCTGCGAGGCGCAGTTCCGCAACGCCTTCCTCCTTGGTTGCACCGGCGCCTGGTCGCTTGCGCCGAACCAGATTCCGATCGCCAAGCGCGTCTTCAGTCCCGATGTCAATGAAGTCCTGTTCGCCAAACGCATCCTCGACGCCATGCCCGACGGTTCCGGCGTGGCCATGATCGACGGCAAGATGCAGGACGACGCGACCTGGAAGCAGGCGAAGGTGATCGTCGATCTGGCGCGGATGATCGCCAAAAAGGACCCCGAACTGGCGCAGGCGTATGGGTTCTAAGCGCAGGAGGGCGGCATGAGCGTCAAAACCAATCCCGGCAATTTTTTCGAGGACTTTCGATTGGGGCAGGAGATCGTTCACGCCACCCCGCGCACCGTCACCGAGGGGGATGTGGCGCTCTACACCTCGCTCTATGGCTCGCGGTTTGCGCTGACATCATCGACTCCGTTTGCGCAGACGCTGGGGCTGGAGCGCGCGCCAATCGACAGTTTGCTGGTGTTTCACATTGTGTTCGGCAAAACCGTGCCCGACATTTCACTCAACGCAATTGCCAATCTGGGGTATGCCGGCGGACGCTTCGGTGTGACCGTGTACCCTGGTGACACGCTCTCGACGACTTCGACCGTCATCGGGCTGCGGCAGAACAAGGACGGCAAAACTGGCGTTGTGTATGTCCATTCAGTTGGCGTCAACCAGCGCAACGAAATCGTTCTCGAATACACGCGCTGGGTTATGGTGCGTAAACGTGATCTGAATGCGCCTGCACCGGAGACGATTGTGCCGACGTTGCCCGAATCGGTTCCGGTGACGGACCTGACCGTTCCC
This region includes:
- a CDS encoding CaiB/BaiF CoA transferase family protein, whose product is MDGNASPLPLAGIRVIDAATVVAAPFCATLLGEFGADVLKVEHPVGGDALRRFGTPTARGDTLTWLSESRNKRSVTLNLQHPEGAQLFKDLVAKADVLCENFRPGTLEKWGLGWDVLSQINPGLIMLRVTGYGQTGPYKDRPGFARIAHAVGGISYLAGMPKGTPVTPGSTTLGDYMTGLYGCIGVLLALHYREKTGRGQYIDAALYESVFRCSDELVPAYGMYKKVRERHGPHHNDFACPHGHFQTKDGKWVAISCATDKLFARLAKAMGRPELASSSIYGEQKIRLEHANDVNEIVRDWCSSLTRAEVLERCNATATPAAPLNDIADIFGNRQVHARRNLIAVDVEDLGETIIVPNIVPKLSETPGRIRSLGPRLGEHTDEVLKEVLGMSDDQIGELRAKRVI
- a CDS encoding 2-methylfumaryl-CoA isomerase — protein: MNGILSGMRIVEGSAFVAAPLGGMTLAQLGADVIRFDPIGGGLDYKRWPVTLDGKHSLFWAGLNKGKRSIAIDIRHPRGQELLTQLICAPGDEAGLFITNFPARGWLSYEALKAHRADLIMVNLLGRRDGGSEVDYTVNPQLGLPFMTGPFTSPEVVNHVLPAWDIVTGQMIALGLLAAERHRRRTGEGQLVKLALKDVGLAMIGHLGMIAEVMINDADRPKQGNYLYGAFGRDFETLDGKRVMVVGLTDLQWKALGKATGLTDAFNALGARLGLDMNDEGNRFRARREIAALLEPWFHARTFAEVRRVFEEHRVTWGPYRTVREAIAQDPDCSTENPMFTMVEQPGIGTYLMPASPLDFSRMPRLPAQRAPRLGEHTDEILLEVLGLSDGEVGKLHDEGIVAGPEEE
- a CDS encoding HpcH/HpaI aldolase/citrate lyase family protein; this encodes MKLPIHFYKPLAAGAPQPIRELPVRPERVIHFFPPHVEKIRARIPEVAKQVDVLCGNLEDAIPIDAKEAARAGFIEVARNTDFGDTALWVRVNALNSPWVLDDIADIVATVGNKLDVMMIPKVEGPWDIHFVDQYLALLEAKHQIQKPILIHALLETAQGMMNLEAIAGASPRMHGFSLGPADLAASRGMKTTRVGGGHPFYGVLADPQEGQEHRPFYQQDLWHYTIARMVDVAVAHGLRAFYGPFGDIKDEAACEAQFRNAFLLGCTGAWSLAPNQIPIAKRVFSPDVNEVLFAKRILDAMPDGSGVAMIDGKMQDDATWKQAKVIVDLARMIAKKDPELAQAYGF
- a CDS encoding MaoC family dehydratase, which gives rise to MSVKTNPGNFFEDFRLGQEIVHATPRTVTEGDVALYTSLYGSRFALTSSTPFAQTLGLERAPIDSLLVFHIVFGKTVPDISLNAIANLGYAGGRFGVTVYPGDTLSTTSTVIGLRQNKDGKTGVVYVHSVGVNQRNEIVLEYTRWVMVRKRDLNAPAPETIVPTLPESVPVTDLTVPYRLQPGQYDLARAGSSYLWEDYEVGEKIDHVDGVTIEEAEHMQATRLYQNTARVHFNLHVEKEGRFGRRIVYGGHIISLARALSFNGLANALSIAAINSGRHTNPSFAGDTIYAWSEILDKMEIPGRADIGALRVRTVAAKDRSCHDFPYQNADGTYDPAVVLDFDYTVLMPRRM